Part of the Sporosarcina sp. FSL K6-2383 genome is shown below.
TTTAACATCGACCACATCCATGTCTAAATCCTATCTAACATGTGCATACTTTCTATAGTTAAGGGCATTGTCGAAAAGCAGGAACCTTTCACTATCTATGACTAGTTTTGTCAGCTAAGAGGTTTCCCTCTCTCCGATGTGGAATAATCCGCAGTAAGGAGGGGGTTCAGCATGGCTGACATCAAAATACTAGACAATGGCATCTTAATTGTGACACTACGTGGGGAATTGGATAATCATCAGGCCAATCAAATCCGAACGCATATTTCCACATCTATTTTTACGGGACAAGTGCGAGCAATCATTTGGGATTTAGAAGGACTTGGCTTTATGGATAGTGCGGGAATCGGGCTCATCCTTGGTAGGATGCGAGATTTAGTGCCGTCAAATGGGGAGACGCTTATCTTGAATCCTGCATCGACTATGGAAAAGATTTTTAACTTTTCCGGTCTTGGGTCAACT
Proteins encoded:
- a CDS encoding anti-sigma factor antagonist (This anti-anti-sigma factor, or anti-sigma factor antagonist, belongs to a family that includes characterized members SpoIIAA, RsbV, RsfA, and RsfB.); amino-acid sequence: MADIKILDNGILIVTLRGELDNHQANQIRTHISTSIFTGQVRAIIWDLEGLGFMDSAGIGLILGRMRDLVPSNGETLILNPASTMEKIFNFSGLGSTIRHCTVDQAIGEIGGVLHEQ